In the Bicyclus anynana chromosome 6, ilBicAnyn1.1, whole genome shotgun sequence genome, one interval contains:
- the LOC128198185 gene encoding uncharacterized protein LOC128198185 — MAQPEVSVSGVSVSARIPEFWTDLPRHWFIQAEAVLHPQKMSDEAKFQFVISKLGKDVIQQVTDILVKQPENGKYDTLKTRLLDIYEESENRKVQKLISEMELGDQKPSQLLRKMQELASGKVTDETLTILWQNHLPGWVRGILTASGLSDINALARMADKVTENAMPIQGVAAVRSARSDSPDVIAEIHKLGERLRKIENSQRSGGRSRSRSHGAPRTRITSGSRKRTPADPDWLCYYHYKFRARAHKCVQPCTWKTSNQPTGSAEN; from the coding sequence ATGGCTCAACCAGAGGTGTCAGTTTCCGGCGTGTCTGTATCGGCGAGAATTCCTGAATTTTGGACGGATTTGCCGCGACACTGGTTCATACAGGCGGAGGCAGTGCTACACCCGCAGAAGATGTCTGACGAGGCAAAATTTCAGTTTGTCATATCGAAATTAGGAAAAGACGTTATACAACAAGTGACAGACATATTAGTCAAACAGCCGGAAAATGGTAAATatgatacattaaaaacaagattACTTGACATTTATGAGGAGTCAGAAAATAGAAAGGTACAAAAATTGATATCTGAAATGGAGCTTGGCGACCAGAAGCCATCGCAGTTGCTGAGGAAAATGCAAGAGCTGGCAAGTGGCAAAGTTACAGATGAAACCCTTACCATCCTTTGGCAAAACCATTTGCCGGGATGGGTGAGAGGAATACTCACGGCATCAGGTTTAAGCGATATTAACGCTTTGGCCAGAATGGCAGACAAGGTGACAGAAAATGCAATGCCTATACAGGGGGTGGCCGCAGTACGGAGTGCAAGGAGTGATTCTCCAGATGTCATAGCGGAGATCCACAAGCTGGGCGAACGActaagaaaaattgaaaattcccagcGTAGCGGTGGGAGAAGCCGATCACGGTCACACGGCGCGCCACGTACGCGCATCACTAGCGGTAGCAGGAAGAGGACACCGGCAGATCCAGACTggctttgctactaccactataagTTTAGAGCCCGAGCACACAAATGTGTTCAACCGTGTACGTGGAAGACATCGAACCAACCTACTGGCAGTGCGGAAAACTAG